GTTTTGCTCAAAGTACCTTAGCTCAGTTTAATACACATATACCGCGTACTACAACAAAGCAACTACGCTCGGGTATAAAAGTTTCTAAATCAAAATTAAAAACAGGAGATCTTGTTTTTTTTAAAACAGGAAGAGGTCCAAATGGTATGCATGTGGGAATTTATATGAGCAAGGGTAAATTTATCCATCTTTCTACAAAAGGTGGAGTAAGAGAAGTGGATTTAAATAGTTCTTATTGGAAAAATCGATATATAGGTGCTAGAAGATATTAAGATGAAAATAGGTGTTTTTGATAGTGGTGTAGGCGGACTTAGCGTTTTAAAATCGCTTTACGAGGCAAGACTTTTTGACGAAATTATTTATTATGGAGATACTGCTCGCGTTCCTTATGGGGTTAAAGATAAGGATACTATAGTCAAATTTTGCCTTGAGGCTTTAGATTTTTTTTCAAAATTTAATATCGATATGCTTATTATCGCGTGCAATACAGCTAGTGCTTATGCTTTAGATGCTTTAAGATCAAGAGCTGATTTTCCTATTTATGGGGTTATTGATGCGGGTGTTGAGGCTACTAAAAAAGCTTTATTGGATAAAAATAAAAAAATTCTAGTTATTGCCACCAAGGCAACAATTCATTCAAAAGAATATCAAAATCGCTTACAAGAACAAGGTTTTACTAATGTAGATGCTTTAGCTACAGGTCTTTTTGTACCTATGGTTGAAGAGGGTATTTTTGAAGGAGAATTTTTGCAAAGTGCTATGCGGCATTATTTTAAAGGGATTGAAACTCCTAATGCTTTGATACTTGCTTGCACTCATTTTCCTTTGCTGGCAAATTCTTTGAGTGCTTATTTTGGTTCAAAGACAAAGCTTATTCATTCAGGAGATGCTATAGTGGAGTTTTTAAAACAAAGGCAAAAACTTTTATTAAAAGAAAAAAAAGCAAAATTACATTTTTATGCTTCGAGCGATGTCAAGTCTTTAGAAAATACTGCTAAAATTTGGCTAAATTTATAAGGAAATACAATGATAGAATTAAAAAAACCAGCGGAAATAGAAAAATTAAGAATAGCAAATCAAATTGTCGCTAAGACTTTGGATTTTTTAGAAAATGAGATTAAAGCGGGTATGAGTCTTAAGCAAATCGATAAAATGGCAGAAGATTTTATCTTAAGTCTTGGGGCAAAACCTTCATTTAAAGGGCTTTATGGTTTTCCTGGTGCAATTTGCACTTCTTTAAATCAGGTTTGCATCCATGGAATTCCTGATGAAAAAATCATCAAAGAGGGTGACATTTTAGGACTTGATGTGGGAAGTTTGATCGATGGGTATTATGGTGATGCGGCGCGTACCATAGCCATAGGTAAAATTTCATCCACAGATGAGGCTTTGATTTCTTGTGCTAAGGACGCTTTGTATCATGCTATAGATATTATTCGCGAAGGAATGCGTTTTAAAGAACTTTCTGCAGCTTTAGGGGAATTTATAGATTCAAGAGGTTTTGTTCCGCTTCGTGGATATTGCGGGCATGGTATAGGACGCAAACCTCATGGAGAACCTGAAATTTTAAATTATTTAGAAAAAGGTGCAAATGCAAAAAGTGGGCCAAAAATTAAAAATGGAATGGTATTTTGTATAGAACCTATGATATGCCAAAAAGATGGAACTCCAAAGCATTTTAATGGAAAATGGGATGCAGGAAGTGTGGATGAGCTTAATAGTGCACATTATGAACATTGTGTGGCTATTATTAATGGGCGTGCTGAAATTTTATCTACTTTATAAGAGTTTTTATTTGTAAAAATTGGAAAATTTTTACAAAAATTTTCCAATAATTTAATAATTTAAATTATTAAATTATTTTTTTATAAATATTTAAGTAAATTTAAATTAAAATGTCATTTTTAAAATAACTATTTATAAATTAAGCCAAAACATGATTTGATATTTTAGTTTAAAGAGATCTTCAAAGATCTCACAGGCTAGGTTGCTTCCCTCCCCCTTTTTTCAACCTAGCTTTAAAGAAGAGTAGAATATCTCTTTAAGCTAAAATATAAAAACTTCTTAAGATTATTTGTTTTAACGAATACATTTAAAGCGATAAGAGTTTTAACCCTTATCTGAATAAATTTTTAAAGTCTGTAGTAGAATTAGATAAATTCAAATTATCCATACCTATTCCCATAGTAATAGCACTCGATAATTCGCATAAAATATCTTTAATTTCATCTCTTTTATCTTGAACATAAGCTAAAACACCCTCATATCCTGCTTTTTCTAAAACTAAAAGAGGATTTGAAATTTCAAATTCAAAAAGTTTTTGGCCTACATATACATTGAAAATATTTCCAAAAAGTGCTGTACCCATAAAAGAGCAGTTTTGGATAAGTTGAGAACTCGTTGCATCTAAGGTTCTTTTTTGTAAATCATCGTTTTGCTCATCAAGTCTTTCGGTGATACTTTTTTCAATTTTTTTAAGCGTTAAATCAAGTATTTGTAGAGCACCGATAAAATCATTTGCATCATTTATTTGTGAACAAATTTGTGTAGCTTTAAATTCACTTACGCCTTGTATTTCGCCCAAGTGTTTCTTAAAAACATCCAATTCATTTTTCATTTTACACCTTTCAAAAAATATTGCTAAAGGTTTAAAAAGCAAAAAGTGTTCCTATTTTTCATCAAGTGTAGTATTTATCCACAAAACTATTTCATTTCCTATAAAATTTAAAGCTTTTTCAAAGGATTGATAGACATTAAAAATATCTATTTTATCAAGCTCTTCTTTGACTGAAAACAAGCGATGGGCAATAATTTTACTTTCTTTTGCGTCAATGAAATTCACACTAATAGAAATGCTAATATAATTTTCATTTTCATTGATCACTTGTTCAAAAGAATCTATTCTGCTTTCAAGTATATAATCACTTCCTATAGAACTTCCTTGGGAAAGTAGGGTTTTAAAGATTTGGCTTTGTTCAAATTTAGATAGGAGTAAGGATTGATAAAGATTGTTGGGTAAATCCGCCCAATAATGATACGCATAAGCTCCACTTACACCTTTTTGTATATAAATAATTGATCTTGAGTGAAGATATAAAGGCAAAGACGCGTTTTGAATTTTAAGAATTTTATCGCTTTTAATAAAATTAGCCTGAAGAGGAATTCCATCATTTTTAAGTATAAAACTTTGCGTTTTATCAAGGGTGCTAGTTGGAATCGAGCATGCATTAAATATAAGGGCTAAGATGGCTATGAGTATAAATTTTTTCATTATTTTTCTCCTGGTCCTAATTTGGGTTTGGTTTCTTTAAAGATTAAATCTGATGGACTTTTTTGTAAATTTTGTATTAAAATGTTACTTTCTAAAAGTACTTTTTTCAAAAGTTCTAAATTTTCATCTAAGGAAAGTCGCAAGTCATCATAAGAATCAAGTTTAGCATTGGCTTTTTTTGCAAAAGAGCTAAGTGCTAAAGCTCCTTCTTGGATATCCTTTAAGCTCGCGTTAAAACCTTTTGCACTTAAGCTTACATTCTCCGCCATTTCTCCAAGTTTTAAGCTAGTGTTTGCGATATTGTGATTTAATGTTTTAGAATTTTCATTTAAAGTAGCGCTTAGTTGTGCTAAATTATTTAAAAGTATTTCTAAATTTTTTAAATTTTTATCACTAAAAAGTTCTTTTGATTTATCATCTGCTCTTTTTATCAAAGAAAAAATATGCTCACTTTGTCTATCTATGGCAGCAAAAAAACTTTCTTTAAACTGAATCACTGGAAATTCTTCTTTATCTTTTGCTTGAAGTTTTGGACTATTTTTAGAACCTCCTTGAAGTTGTACAAATTTAAGTCCTGTAATACCTTGAAGTTGCAAAGTTGCAAAAGTATCTTCTTTTATAGGGGTTCCTTTTTTGATTTTGATTAAAATATTTACCCCTAAATTTTCTTTATCGTAAATACTGATATCTTCTACATTTCCTATCTCTACTCCCAAAAGTCTTACAGGAGCTTTGATTCCAAGGCCTGCAACGGATTCTTGTGTATGAATTTCATAGTATTCAAAACTTTCTTCTTTTGAGTATCCTCCAAGCCAAAGCATGAAGCCAATACTAGCAAAAAAAACTCCAAAAACAAAAAGCCCTACAAAAAAATAATTCGCTTTATTTTCCACTTTTACTCCATAAATCTTTTAAAAAGTCTTTCATTTTGCGCCTTTAACTCCTCATAATTTCCACAAAAGGCAACTTTTTTATCTTCTAGGATGATAAAACGCTCGAGTAGATTTTTCATACTTTCTTTATCATGTGTTACTAAAACAATATTAAGATCAAAGCTTTGTTTGAGTTCTAGTATCAAATCATCAAATTCACGACTACTATGCGGATCAAGTCCAGAAGTTGGTTCATCTAAAAAAAGCAATTTGCTATCAAGAGCCAAAGCCCTAGCGATGGCAACTCTTTTTTGCATACCACCGCTTAGCTCACTTGGAAGCTGCTTTAAAACATTTTCATTTAGTCCGACCATTTTAAGTTTCATCAACACCAGTTCTTTTATAGCTATGGGATCTAAATTTGTATATTCTTTAAGAGGGATAGCTATATTTTCATAAACACTAAAAAAGCTAAAAAGTGCAGAAAACTGAAACACTACACCCCATTTTTTACGCAGTGCTAAGGCATCTTCTTCGCTAATATTTTTTAGCTTAAAGCCCAAAATTTCATATTCTCCCTCATCAAAATGCTCAAGCATTAACATTTGTTTTAAGAGTACGGATTTACCACTTCCACTTCCTCCTAAAATCCCAAAAATTTCATTTTTATTGATTTCGAAACTTACTCCATCGTGGACAACTTTATTTCCAAATCGGGTGATGATATTTTGCGCTTTTATAATCATTTAAACTTCCATTATGGTTAAAACCACAGAAAATAAAGCATCAAATGCTATTACCCAAAATATAGCATTTACAACACTTTTTGTAGTATAAATTCCTATACTTTGAGTGGTATTTTTGACCTCAAATCCCCGAAAACAAGCAATCAGTCCTATTAAAAAACCAAAAATAGGAGCTTTTACAAGCCCTATAATAATATGTTTCATTGCCACAGCTTCTCTAAAGCGTCTTAAAAATTCTCCAAAAGATATATCAAGATTTATTTTTGCTATTACCATTCCTCCTAATATGCTGATTGCATCGCTTAAGGCAACGATTAAAGGCATAGCAATAACCAAAGCCATAACTCGCGGAATGATGATAAATTCAAAAGAGCGAAAGCCCATAGTATTCATAGCATTGATCTCATCTGTGATTTTCATAACCCCAATTTGCGCTGTATAAGAGCTTGCACTTCTACCTGCTATGACTATCGCAGCTATCAAAGGAGCAAGTTCTCTAGTGGCTGAAATTCCTACTAAATCTACTATGAAAATATTAGCTCCAAATTGCGCAAGTTGATAAGCAGCTTGGTATGCAAGTACAACACCGACTAAAAGAGCAGTTAAAATAACAATAGGCAAGGCTTTAAAAGCTGAATTTTCAATATGATATAAAAAAGATATAAAGCGGAAATTTTTGGGATTTTTTACACATAAAAAAAGACTGGTAAAAAAGGCACCTGTAAAGCTGATAAATTTTTGCAAAATTTTTAAAAGATCAAAACTTAAAATTCCTAAAGAAATAAAAAAGTCTGTAAAATTGAATTTTTTCTCTTGTTTTTCATCGATTCTTTGGTAGTTTTTTTCACAAAGTTCAAAAAGACTTTTAAAGCGTGTGTTTAATCCTTGTCTTAAAATCAAGATATTATTTTTTTTCAAATCATGCTCTAGAGCAAGAAAAAATCTCACTCCAGCCATATCAATTTCATTTAATTGACTAAAATCAAAAATACAATTTGTTTGAGAAATTTGACTCAATAGATCTTTGATTTTAATCTTAGATACACTCGTTTTATCCCAAATTCCAAAAATAAAAACTTTATTTTGTTCTTTTTGAAATTTGAAATTTGCTTCCATCTTTATTTATCGAGAATGAAATTTAAAATTTGCGGAGTGCTAAAGCCAAAATGTTTAAATACATCTTTATCTTTACCACTTTCTCCAAAGCTTTCTATGCCATAAACCCTATCACAGAATTTATAAAGCTCATTAGAATGCGCTGCTTCAACCCCTATAACTTCACCTTGTAAAAGTCTATCTTTATAGGCTTTGTCTTGTTTTTCAAAGAGTTCAAAGCAAGGCATAGAGATTACATTGCAAGCAAAACCTTGTTTTTCTAATTCATTCGCACTCTCTAAACAAAGCGAAACTTCACTTCCACTTGCTAAAAGTGTAAATTTAGCATCTTTACTTTCTTTAAGTAAATACGCCCCATTTTTTACATCACCAAAAACAGGCTCGTTTAATGCTTTAAGCTTTTGGCGTGAAAGCACAAAAGCGCTTGGAATATCTGCATTTAAAGCTATTTGCCAAGCTTTAACATTCTCCACGCCATCAGCCGGTCTAAAAGTCAAGAAATTCGGCATAGCTCTAAAGGTGCTGAGTTGTTCGATAGGTTGATGAGTTGGTCCATCTTCTCCAACGCCTATGCTATCATGTGTGAAAATGAAAAAATGTTTGATTTTCATTAAAGCTGCTATCCTAGCTGCGGGTTTTAAATATTCGCTAAAGATAAAAAATGTTGCTGAAAAAGGTAAGAAAATTCCATATCTTGCAAAGGCATTATTGATCGCAGCCATAGCATGTTCTCTGATACCAAAATGAATATTTTTTCCTTCTACAAAATCACCCATTCCATAAAGTTCGGTTTTATTAGATGGAGCTAAGTCCGCACTTCCGCCTAAAAATCCTTCTAAATCTTTAGCTAAGGCATTTAAAATTTCTCCATTACTGTCTCTTGTAGCTAAATCCTTGCCTTTAAAATCAGGATAATTTATCTTGGTAAAATCAGGATTTAAAAGTTTTTCTAAGAGTTCTTTTTTCTCTGATTTTTCGAGTTTATCTTTCCATTTAGCCTCTTCTAAATCTCCAAGTTCTACAGCGCTTTCAAAACGAATTTTTGCCGCTTTAGGTATATGAAAATTTAAATTTGGATCAAATCCTGCTTTTTCTTTGGCTTTTTTAATAACCTCTTCACCCAAAGGTGCACCGTGGCTTTTATGGCTTCCTTCAAGCTCTCCTGCACCTTTTGCTATGGTTGTTTTTGCGATGATAAGACAAGGTTTGTTGGCTTCTTTAGCTTGTTTTAGAGCTTTATCAATTTCTTCATAATCGTGTCCATTGATACTTAAAACTTCAAAACCTTGCGACTCAAAACGCATTTTTACATCTTCATTAAAGGCTAAGCTTACATCTCCTTCGATAGAAATTTCATTGCTATCATAGATGATGATTAAATTATCAAGCTTATGAAGCCCTGCTAAAGAACACGCTTCATAAGAAATTCCTTCTTGTAAATCCCCATCTCCACAAAGACAATAAACCTTGTGATTGATCAATTCTTTTCCTAGTAAGTTTTGAGCTTTTTTAGCTGCCATAGCAAAGCCTACAGCATTAGCTATACCTTGTCCTAATGGCCCTGTAGCAATTTCTACTCCTTGAGTTGAAATTTCAGGATGGCCTGGAGTTTTTGAATGAAGTTGGCGGAAATTTTTAAGATCTTCTAAACTTAAATCATATCCACTTAAATACAAAAAGCTATAAAGCAAAGCACTGGCATGTCCGCCTGAAAATATTAATCTATCGCGGTTTAGCCAAGTTGGATTTTTGGGATTATGAGAAAGATGATAACTTAAAACCGTTAAAATATCAGCCATTCCCAAAGGTGCACCTGGGTGGCCTGAATTAGCCTTTTGCACCATATCTGCACTTAAAAATCTTAAAGTATTTGCTTGTTCTTGTAGTATTGATAGATCCATTTGTAACCTTTATAAATATTTAATCATTAAGCTTTTAATCATTTTTGCTAAATTAGTATCAAGATCATTAAGATCGTTTTTACACTCATTAATCAAATCTTCCTTGCTTTGAATAGCATTTTTAAGTCCTAATAAATTCACAAAAGAATTTTTATGCTCATCGTGCTTTGTTGGCTTTCCACTTTCTTCTTCACTCATGGTCGCATCGATGATATCATCGTTGATTTGAAAAATAAGTCCAAGCTTTAAACCGATTTGATAAATTTTTTCGCTTTCTTTTTCATCTAGCTCGCAAATTTCACAACCCATTTTCAAAGCCGCTGCAATAAGCCTTGCGGTTTTGTGTATGTGTAAAAACTCAAGTTCTTCTAAATTTAATTTCTTATCTTCAAAATAACAATCAATTGCTTGGCCTAAAATCATACCATTAAGCCCTGCGTTAAAAGCTAGAGTTCTAATCAGATTGATTTTAATGCTTTCTTTTAAATTTAAATTAGATAAAAGCAAAAAAGCTTCAGTGTTTAAAGCATCGCCCACTAAAATAGCCGTGGTTTCATCATAAGTTTTGTGTAAAGTAGGAGTTCCTCTTCTAAAATCTGCATTATCCATAGCAGGCAAATCATCGTGTATGAGTGAGTAGGTGTGGATAAATTCTAATGCCAAAGCCGCGTTTAGAGCGTTTGGTATAAGACTTGGCATTTTTGCTTCTACAATGCCAAGTAAAAGTTGGGCGCGAAAGTGCTTCCCGCCCGCCTTTAACATCACCGCTAAGGCTTCATTGAAAAAAGGATGGAAGCTTTGAACTTTTGGCAGATGATTTTCTAAATGTTTGATAAAGAGTTCTTTCACTTCACAAGCCTTATGAAAAATTGAAATTTTCCATCTCCACCTGAATGAACTCCTCCTAAATCATTGTTTAATCCTGATAAAGGAAGTTTATCACTTTTGCGTTCGATTAAAATATTAAAATCATTTCCTGTGCCAAGTAGGGTTTGAAGTTCTTTAAAATCTTTTAATATCACATTGTTTGCGCGCAAAATTTTATCTCCTACCATAAATCCTGCTAAAGCAGCTTTGGAGCCTGCATCAACTCTTGTAACTATAAGACTTGAATTGACGCTTAGACCTATATTGCTTCTAAAACTTGTTGGTTTTGGTTTTGGTTTATTGCTTGGGAGATTGAATTTGCTCAAATCTTTGGCAAAAACTTCAGTAGAAATATTTAAATCCACATTATCTCGCAATACTTGAAAATAAAGCGTGCTTCCGCGATCTGCAAAGAGAATTTTTTCATTTAGCTTTCTTATATCTTTAAAAGGTGTTCCATCTACGCTTATGATTTCATCGTTGATTAGAAATTGCCCACTTTTTCGAACATTATTCACATAAATTTTATTTTCACGCACTGCAAAATCAACCCCTATGTCGCCCCAATACACATCATTATATTTCATAAAATGTTTTAAATAGCGATTTCCTATAAAAGAGCTATTATTGAGCGCAATTCCCATCATTTCGCAGCAAGGAGTGCCTAAAAGTCCTACTTTTGTAGAAAAATCAAGCTGATCTTTTTCATCAATATTTTGTGCAAGGTATTTGATGTGACCTATATAGGCTCTATTAGGATCCCAAATTCCTATCCAATCGTTACGCGTAAGTTTTTCTTCATCGCCCATAGGTGTAGGGATTAAGCTAAAATCAGTTCTTACAAGATAAAGATTTAAAAATGGATCA
The window above is part of the Campylobacter coli genome. Proteins encoded here:
- a CDS encoding MlaD family protein, which gives rise to MENKANYFFVGLFVFGVFFASIGFMLWLGGYSKEESFEYYEIHTQESVAGLGIKAPVRLLGVEIGNVEDISIYDKENLGVNILIKIKKGTPIKEDTFATLQLQGITGLKFVQLQGGSKNSPKLQAKDKEEFPVIQFKESFFAAIDRQSEHIFSLIKRADDKSKELFSDKNLKNLEILLNNLAQLSATLNENSKTLNHNIANTSLKLGEMAENVSLSAKGFNASLKDIQEGALALSSFAKKANAKLDSYDDLRLSLDENLELLKKVLLESNILIQNLQKSPSDLIFKETKPKLGPGEK
- a CDS encoding PDZ domain-containing protein, whose translation is MKFLFFLVAFLVSLSAIERPKFEDFAAGYERNKASMLNYEGMPAFALSENLLAVLKQPNAKLNKYVKYDPFLNLYLVRTDFSLIPTPMGDEEKLTRNDWIGIWDPNRAYIGHIKYLAQNIDEKDQLDFSTKVGLLGTPCCEMMGIALNNSSFIGNRYLKHFMKYNDVYWGDIGVDFAVRENKIYVNNVRKSGQFLINDEIISVDGTPFKDIRKLNEKILFADRGSTLYFQVLRDNVDLNISTEVFAKDLSKFNLPSNKPKPKPTSFRSNIGLSVNSSLIVTRVDAGSKAALAGFMVGDKILRANNVILKDFKELQTLLGTGNDFNILIERKSDKLPLSGLNNDLGGVHSGGDGKFQFFIRLVK
- a CDS encoding ABC transporter permease; the encoded protein is MEANFKFQKEQNKVFIFGIWDKTSVSKIKIKDLLSQISQTNCIFDFSQLNEIDMAGVRFFLALEHDLKKNNILILRQGLNTRFKSLFELCEKNYQRIDEKQEKKFNFTDFFISLGILSFDLLKILQKFISFTGAFFTSLFLCVKNPKNFRFISFLYHIENSAFKALPIVILTALLVGVVLAYQAAYQLAQFGANIFIVDLVGISATRELAPLIAAIVIAGRSASSYTAQIGVMKITDEINAMNTMGFRSFEFIIIPRVMALVIAMPLIVALSDAISILGGMVIAKINLDISFGEFLRRFREAVAMKHIIIGLVKAPIFGFLIGLIACFRGFEVKNTTQSIGIYTTKSVVNAIFWVIAFDALFSVVLTIMEV
- a CDS encoding polyprenyl synthetase family protein — protein: MKELFIKHLENHLPKVQSFHPFFNEALAVMLKAGGKHFRAQLLLGIVEAKMPSLIPNALNAALALEFIHTYSLIHDDLPAMDNADFRRGTPTLHKTYDETTAILVGDALNTEAFLLLSNLNLKESIKINLIRTLAFNAGLNGMILGQAIDCYFEDKKLNLEELEFLHIHKTARLIAAALKMGCEICELDEKESEKIYQIGLKLGLIFQINDDIIDATMSEEESGKPTKHDEHKNSFVNLLGLKNAIQSKEDLINECKNDLNDLDTNLAKMIKSLMIKYL
- the murI gene encoding glutamate racemase, which encodes MKIGVFDSGVGGLSVLKSLYEARLFDEIIYYGDTARVPYGVKDKDTIVKFCLEALDFFSKFNIDMLIIACNTASAYALDALRSRADFPIYGVIDAGVEATKKALLDKNKKILVIATKATIHSKEYQNRLQEQGFTNVDALATGLFVPMVEEGIFEGEFLQSAMRHYFKGIETPNALILACTHFPLLANSLSAYFGSKTKLIHSGDAIVEFLKQRQKLLLKEKKAKLHFYASSDVKSLENTAKIWLNL
- a CDS encoding ATP-binding cassette domain-containing protein; amino-acid sequence: MIIKAQNIITRFGNKVVHDGVSFEINKNEIFGILGGSGSGKSVLLKQMLMLEHFDEGEYEILGFKLKNISEEDALALRKKWGVVFQFSALFSFFSVYENIAIPLKEYTNLDPIAIKELVLMKLKMVGLNENVLKQLPSELSGGMQKRVAIARALALDSKLLFLDEPTSGLDPHSSREFDDLILELKQSFDLNIVLVTHDKESMKNLLERFIILEDKKVAFCGNYEELKAQNERLFKRFME
- a CDS encoding NlpC/P60 family protein; its protein translation is MRFIFFVIMVAFCIGGCSLSQNTSHTKINYNVDKETRLRAIANEWKKTPYVLGGSTKRGADCSGFAQSTLAQFNTHIPRTTTKQLRSGIKVSKSKLKTGDLVFFKTGRGPNGMHVGIYMSKGKFIHLSTKGGVREVDLNSSYWKNRYIGARRY
- a CDS encoding flagellar FLiS export co-chaperone, producing the protein MKNELDVFKKHLGEIQGVSEFKATQICSQINDANDFIGALQILDLTLKKIEKSITERLDEQNDDLQKRTLDATSSQLIQNCSFMGTALFGNIFNVYVGQKLFEFEISNPLLVLEKAGYEGVLAYVQDKRDEIKDILCELSSAITMGIGMDNLNLSNSTTDFKNLFR
- the map gene encoding type I methionyl aminopeptidase, with product MIELKKPAEIEKLRIANQIVAKTLDFLENEIKAGMSLKQIDKMAEDFILSLGAKPSFKGLYGFPGAICTSLNQVCIHGIPDEKIIKEGDILGLDVGSLIDGYYGDAARTIAIGKISSTDEALISCAKDALYHAIDIIREGMRFKELSAALGEFIDSRGFVPLRGYCGHGIGRKPHGEPEILNYLEKGANAKSGPKIKNGMVFCIEPMICQKDGTPKHFNGKWDAGSVDELNSAHYEHCVAIINGRAEILSTL
- a CDS encoding ABC-type transport auxiliary lipoprotein family protein, producing MKKFILIAILALIFNACSIPTSTLDKTQSFILKNDGIPLQANFIKSDKILKIQNASLPLYLHSRSIIYIQKGVSGAYAYHYWADLPNNLYQSLLLSKFEQSQIFKTLLSQGSSIGSDYILESRIDSFEQVINENENYISISISVNFIDAKESKIIAHRLFSVKEELDKIDIFNVYQSFEKALNFIGNEIVLWINTTLDEK
- the tkt gene encoding transketolase; this encodes MDLSILQEQANTLRFLSADMVQKANSGHPGAPLGMADILTVLSYHLSHNPKNPTWLNRDRLIFSGGHASALLYSFLYLSGYDLSLEDLKNFRQLHSKTPGHPEISTQGVEIATGPLGQGIANAVGFAMAAKKAQNLLGKELINHKVYCLCGDGDLQEGISYEACSLAGLHKLDNLIIIYDSNEISIEGDVSLAFNEDVKMRFESQGFEVLSINGHDYEEIDKALKQAKEANKPCLIIAKTTIAKGAGELEGSHKSHGAPLGEEVIKKAKEKAGFDPNLNFHIPKAAKIRFESAVELGDLEEAKWKDKLEKSEKKELLEKLLNPDFTKINYPDFKGKDLATRDSNGEILNALAKDLEGFLGGSADLAPSNKTELYGMGDFVEGKNIHFGIREHAMAAINNAFARYGIFLPFSATFFIFSEYLKPAARIAALMKIKHFFIFTHDSIGVGEDGPTHQPIEQLSTFRAMPNFLTFRPADGVENVKAWQIALNADIPSAFVLSRQKLKALNEPVFGDVKNGAYLLKESKDAKFTLLASGSEVSLCLESANELEKQGFACNVISMPCFELFEKQDKAYKDRLLQGEVIGVEAAHSNELYKFCDRVYGIESFGESGKDKDVFKHFGFSTPQILNFILDK